TCGGGACGCAGGTGCCGCGTGCGGATGCTCTTTCCATATAAACTGAAAACATTATAACTTACTTGAGCATGAAAGATCaggcaataaaattttaaatgacagACCTTTTTTGTTCCTTTGTTCCGCCTAACTAATTTTCCACCAACATCTTCAGATATTTTCAATTCCGTACGAAGATAAAAGTAATAAGATTGGCAAACGGAAAACCAGATGTTTGGCCGATTTGTTTTGGAGTGGGAGTGAAACTCTCTGAGCCGTCTCATTTATTGTGTGAATACTTTATCTTGTTCTTATAATCTTGACCTTGAAAAGAACACGAAGTAGGTTTTGTTGACATTATGACTAACACGGTTTTGAACTTACACCACGattttgtgtaggtaaatgTTGCTAACGTAATACctgtgtatatttttgtaggATTTCAAGTCATTCAATTAACATGAATGGTTTTTTAGTTACTGTAATCGTTTGAAGGAAACTTGTCTGCTTTTGGTTTGAATATCTTGATGAAATAATATGTTCATAGTTCCtttgttatacatattttgatacgtCTTATCTTTCTACAAGTACCTTGTGTACTTACTACTTATGTTTATATCCTGAATTCCTGACAATTTGCAAAGAAAAGTGGTtgtttttcacatttttgtagTATCCACATCTAGTCTAGATGAGCAAATTCAGGAGAtaaaacccacccaaaacaaaaatgtgaaagactgccaagttcgataatatgggaatgcttcgcctataaaagaagtgagatctgaataagtaccaagttccatacacatacctcagttaaaaatagttactttttaatgatgttacttggaaagttttcatacaccttgttataaacctactaaacgcaatgaatcaagtatttaattttctattaaaacttggtTGTGTTGGtgtttattatgtaattaaaggactagatctagacacacggccggtgtgtcgctttttttgctcgaacttggcggacacactgccgtgtgtctagatctagtcctttaattacataataaacaCCAACACATCTGTTATGATTTATAATCAAATCATGGTGGCGTAAAATATTAATGGTCAATTAAGAAAACCCAGACGGTTGTAGGTATATCCAAACCTAATGAAACGGAACTGAATGAacgaattaatttgaataaatgaattttaatgaacTTAAAGATCAATGGCGACAAAACGTTTGATTAATTACCGGCGTCGATAAGTTTTACGGATATTTAGTCAAACTCAGTGGTTTTGAAGATCAGATATGGTTTTTgagggtaaaaataaaataattactgaaGAGTGCAACTAGAGCCTTTTCGGGTCTCCTAAGAGCTTAAAAAAACACttagatatagttatcggcacgaatcttgagctctgacctacatctgcgcagaagtgatttattagcaaagaaccaatgccgagtgacggctatgacgcggtgcactgcgggccaatcaccgctttagcccacccccgcgcctcacttcataccacaaaagggacccaataaattacttctgcgcaggtgaaggtcagagcttaAGATTCGTgcctataattataataatatactttagGTATAAAATCATTACATGTGTACCTTATTCACGTCCTATATGCTTCATTTCAGCAATTCCATTGCggtacttaaaatataaaaagttccTTATAGTCAGCGTAAGCTAAATAGTCTAGACACATGTACGCCAGTCCTTTGAAATACCAGTATATCGCCCTTAGACAAAAGCACACACAAGCTTGCATAACGACAGTACTAAAGTTTCATATGAAACTGTATGCACACCGCAGGGTAAGCTAAGCTgtcataaattattatcagGACACCCACATCTATCATACCACATGCTACATTAATAATTAAACTCGAAAGGGACTGATTCAGTAACTAGTATGTAAGCattggtaaataaattaatactaagCCTGCATAATATAATTAGTCTACGCTATAAAGATGAACGTGTTAGAAATTCGTCACCATTCACCATCATCCCAAATTGAAgatttatcaaatattatataAGTCTCTCAAGTGAAATCATTACAATTATAACGTAACAATTACGACAGTTCCTAATTGACTCGGAGAAGAAATGTCGAAACAAAATTCGATCGCAGCCGCATTTAAAATATAGACAGGGATTAAAGTTGATACCTACTAACTACGAAtctgtaaataagtaaatgattTTCTAGGAAACTCGATTCGAGTAACCTTATTTCATTATGTATGCATTTTTATTGTATCTAGCTGTAGGATCTACAAGAATCaattttaaattcttataaaCAGATCATAGACCTTAAATACATCAAGTGCCAACAAAATgccactaacggccagttttttcatcaaaagttaaagttaaagtaatgtctaaagtaaaagtaacggtcaaatacgttttttcaaggctaaagtgacagcaaaactaatagaaaaattgaatttgaccgttacttttactttagacattactttgacttttactttggctttaacttttgatgaagaaactggctgtaaatgtTACTATGAACCAACTCCTGTAGGTACTAAACTAGATTACTCAATAGGTTACCAGTTCTAAACTACTTCATAATCCTCGGATCTACATATTTGCCTGCATTATTTACTTACACCTCAATCTTAATTCGACATGACAATATTAATTTCCCCATCGAAATCGATCATGGAACTAATGAGCGATATTCTAACTCCCCGTATCGGCAATCTGATAACGAACAGTTGGTTGTTCTATCACAAACTTTATAAAGACAAATTAATTAACTGTGTGATAAATTACTGttttaaggtctctgcacacagagggcgcggcgcggcgggacgggacggcgacgtgacactgagcagttgtaatgtactagatttTACGGACGAcatcacacagagccgtcccgctcgatgCGACGGTAACTGTCGtgccacgccgccgccgcgccgagCGGGAATACAAGTCACGTATACAACGCACACGAATACAGGCGGGGCGGGACGTGATCGCGCCCGCAGTGTGACCGATCCCGTCGCGCCAGCGCCGCGTCGCCGCCCCGCCACGCCGCGCCCcgtcgcgccgcgcccgctgtgtgcagagacctttaagTGGTATTATGACGGCAGCAGGAAATTCGCTCATTAATGTTCAGAGTTGTAATTCTAAGATTACTCCATTTTGCAATGATAAGGAAATGAGTAATTAAGAAGTTGCTAGTTGTAACTGTGATTCATGAATGAAATCAAGGCGAATGTTTATAATGGGTAATTAATAAGAATACCAAGTATTCCTGTACTCGTAAATAGTGAAGGATGCGTTACTTTAGGGCCAACTTTGCGTTTAAGCTGGTTCGAGGTAGTTAAAGCCTGGTTTAGTCGGAAAATGCTCTTAGAAATGTTTCGTCGTATAAAAGGACCAATTCTACAAACTGCTTTTTTGGCAAAAATGTACTTTCAAGGCCATAGATTATGTAATCTGATTTAGGTTCTTGAACCATGGATCATTCGTTCTTAGGCATTATTcctaattgataaaaaaatgtgCAAATCTGTGAAAAACAtcactttattttcttttcaagcAAAATATTCCAAAGTCTCAATATTCTTCGACTGGCAGTTTCTGGAAAATTTCTCAGTATGTTACATATCGGTATAGCTGCATTCATTTTGGGCGGTCAATTTGTGACAGGGCTCTAACTAGAGCTTGCGATACTAGACCACATTTGGTACATGCGCCTGAGCTCGCGGGGGTAACGAGTCTACTATAAAAGTGCTTGTGTGTACTCAGACCGTATCACTTGCCGTAGTGGATTTTATATATCATAATGGCTGCTaaggtactttattttattgcattaagtgcagttttaaaaataaaattaagtttaataataattttggaaGGTTTTTTCTCGTAATGACTGATAAGCGGCTGGCCTTTACAGTTccgattttatataaaagttattgaaaaataataaattacaataaaagggCAGCTTTAGATTTAATAtggaacataaaataaaattcaagtttttttttttacaaaatgtcgCACTGAAATCACTTAGTTCTATACATTATTCAATGCACACGCATCTAAAATTTATGTttggatgtttatttattttcaagagatcaataaattaatacttatctattttatttcagttactAGTCCTTCTGTGCGCGGTGGCGGCAGTCCGCGCGGGTGGCTTATACGCCTCCGCTCCCGTGGCTACATACGCCGCAGCTCCCGTATACAAGAGCTACGCGGCTCCAGCCGTCGCGTACTCCGCACCTATTGCATACTCCGCCCCCGTAGTGAAGGCGGTCGCTCCCGCGGTCTCATCCATCTCATCGTACTCCACACACACTGCGCACGCGGCTCCTCTGGTGGCTAAGTCCTACGCTCCCGTGGCTACATACGCCGCCGCTCCCGTAGCCACATACGCCGCACACGCCGCTCCCGTAGCGACCTACGCTGCGCCCGCCTACGCCGCGCACGCGACATACGCCGCTCCTGCCGCCTACGCCGCGCCCGCTGCGTACGCTACGCACGCGGCTTACGCTGCGCCCGCGACCTACGCCGCTGCTCCCGTCGCCACATACGCCGCTGCTCCCATAGCGTACGCCAAGTCGTACGCGCCTGCTGTGACTTACGCCCAGGCCGCTCCCGTCGCCACCTACGCTGCCCACGCCGCTCCTATCGCCACATACGCCGCTGCCCCAGTTTATAAATCCGCCCTGACTTACTCCGCGGCGCCTGCTGTCTCACATGTGTCATACAACGGCCTCGCGTCCAACTACGGCTGGTGATCGCCTTAACGACTGTACAAATctagttgtttatgttttttgtatatatacttttatacaatgagaataaaatttataaaaagttaaatgtACTTGTTTTGTGCTTATACGTCGTTACcccttatcaaataaataaatctatttgaaGATAAAGTTCAGCTTTTGATCTCAAATTGAAATACtaactgaaaaagaaaacacaataaCGGATTGATTAAATCTATCtcagaatttattttataaactacaTTTTCAGTTATGTACTTCGATGTTGCACATTAGAAATTCGATCCAATTTCATGATATTTTTAACCACGTTGACACTTTTTATCTCTATCCGC
The nucleotide sequence above comes from Helicoverpa zea isolate HzStark_Cry1AcR chromosome 10, ilHelZeax1.1, whole genome shotgun sequence. Encoded proteins:
- the LOC124633938 gene encoding cuticle protein 16.5-like produces the protein MAAKLLVLLCAVAAVRAGGLYASAPVATYAAAPVYKSYAAPAVAYSAPIAYSAPVVKAVAPAVSSISSYSTHTAHAAPLVAKSYAPVATYAAAPVATYAAHAAPVATYAAPAYAAHATYAAPAAYAAPAAYATHAAYAAPATYAAAPVATYAAAPIAYAKSYAPAVTYAQAAPVATYAAHAAPIATYAAAPVYKSALTYSAAPAVSHVSYNGLASNYGW